The sequence below is a genomic window from Nitrospira sp..
AGCCAATGAAGGCCAGACGGTTTCGGCTCATCGGCCAACGCCGGATGAGGCCACAGGCACAACGCCCAAATAACCACCGCCATGAGTTTCAGCCAATTCCTTCCCATCACCATATCGCTTCTCCTCTTCTGATCGCATAGAGTCCACCAGAAACCTTAGGAGGACCGGAATCAGGTTGAGGTCAAGTCCCGATCAATTTGTCGTATTCTCCGTGTGTCCCAATCCAGAACCAGTTGATGCCATCTGGAATATCGAACCCAAGTGCCCGATAGTGATCGCCAACTCTTGCTGACCAGAGCGTTCCTCTGCGCTTGAGATGAAGTGACGGATGGCGGGGATTCGACTGAAGCAGTTGGAAGTTCTTGTCGGCGAGGGAGCGGATATCCTCTGGAAGCGACTGATACGCAATCTAGAATCGTGAGGTCGCAGTGTGCTTCAAAGAGGACGAGTCTTCCCTTGCTCGTACTCGGCACGGCCCTCAGCCAACAGGCTATTCAGTTTCCCTGCCTTCAGATCAGAGGCGATCTGCTCATCCCACACGCGAGCATCGAACTCAAAAAACCACGCCCGGAACTGAGCCAGATCCTTGGGGGAAAGATTCAAGACCGTCTTCTCAAGCTGCTCTATCTCACTCATGGCATATTCTTCCTCACTTCTACTGCTAAATCTTACACCAAGTCGTGACGGTTGTCCTTTGTTTCCTGATGAGTCACGAGAACGACGAGATCCTCATTGCAAGGCTAGCGGACCCTACAAACACGATTGGAGTGATGCGATCTTTCTCAAAACAACATTGGAAACTAGGCATAACCTTTCACTATTACTTCACTTTGCGAAGAACGCGAATCCCAAGGCAGAAGAACACCAGAGCCACGCCTACCAAGAGAACCACAAGACTTGAGCGATGACCGGTTGCCTACAACGGACGTTGTCATGAAAGACCGTGTACCGACAATCGCACACGATGCAGTTCAGACTGGCGGACGAGTACATCCATTACAAACTCCAAATCGCCCCCAGGAAGCATAGCGACGACAACCCGAGCCAGATGATTCCAGTCTCTTTCACAATCCATTCCTAACAGGCAACGTAAGCACTTCGAATAATAATGACCACGTATACGAGATGCGCTGCTGAGGGAATTCGAGTCGCTTCAAACGTTTCACCCTAGTTAGTACACCACCGTCGTCAAAGACAGCGGCCCGACCGCCGTCTTGTTTAATACCTTGACCGCTACCCGGCCGATGACACGCCCGTCTTCCGCTTCCACATCGACCCGCCAATCGCCCGGATCGAGGCCCTCTTTGAACGTGTAGGCGCGGTAGCCGCCCTCTCGCCCACCGGAAATCTTGAGCGGAATGCGATCAGCGTCTGTGAAGGGCTGACCGGCATCGGGCCGGTAATACCAATGATGATAAATCGTGGTCTTCAGCGCCACGGGCGCAAACACCGCCGTGAAACAATAGACAGGATCGTCGGCCGGGATCACATTGTCCGACACCTTCCACACTTCGTACCATGATTTCTCAAAACTCAATTCGTACCGGTCCCCCGAGCGTTTCACTTCGTGATACATGCCGCCATGCTTCAAGGAGAGCGGCACCGGAGGAATCCAGTTCAGGAAATAGAATCCGACCAGCAGCGCAATCAGGCCAAGAGCCGGCGCAGCCGCCCACATCGCCTCGCGCCTCGTTCGATCGGCGTTGTTCCAATAGATCAACTGCACGACCCGCAGGACGACCAGCACCGTCACCGCAGCTCCGGTCAGAAAGATCACCGCATTCATCCAGCCGGTCATGACCGGAAAGAAGAAGGTAAAGAACGCGAAACAGACGAGGGCGTAGAGGCTCACCAGCAACTGAACATTCGTTAACCGGCTGCGGAGGAATTCATTCGCCACGAGAAACGCCACAAGAATACAGAAAAACACCGCCGTTCCTGCGAAGGTCGCGCTTCTGGAATAAAAGATCGCGTAGGCGCTGAAGAGACCGCCCAGCAGGAACTGAATGGCCATCGGGGCATAGGGCTTGGCCTGCACCACCCATTTCATGAAGAACGGCGCATCAGGCGGAAGATCGTCAAGCGTGGCTTCCTGAGTTCCCAAACGGCCGGTCAGGACGATCAGAAAGCCCAACAGCGTCAGATAGGCTAGCAGCAACAAGTTGTCGCGTAGCCGGTCGATGCGGGTCAGCACCAGCGTGTCATACGTCACCCCGCTGAAGAAAAACAGCGGCGGCAGGTAGGGCTTACCCAAGACCGACTGGAAACGCTGCAATGAGACCATGCGCTAGATTTCAGGAGACGCAGGCGATTGTCAAACGAAGAGCGAAATTAGTAGTGGGTCCGTTGAATAACAGAGGGCAGACGTCTGCGCTTTTGAGTCGACCCTATCGTGCAGCGGTGTTGAGGCCCAGTCGGGTGTCGAGGGCATCGAAGAAATCGACGTAGAGGATCGGCCGGTGCTCGATGGGAATCGCCACGAGATTCGGCCTGAAGGCTTCTGACGAGACATTCATGGCCCATGCCGGCGTGACGCGCGCAGAGGACTCGGTGACTGGCTCGACCTGCACCGTGAGCTGATAGCCGACGGTGCCGCCGGCAAGCGCGGCGCTATGGCCGACGCCGCTCGGCTGACTTTTGAGGAGGCCTTTGGCCGGATCGACCGTCGCGAGCGCCATCGTATAATCGATCATCTGAGCCTTGACGGCGTCAAAGACGACGGGCTGGCTCAGATCATAGACCCGCGAGCGGTAGTGCGCTTCTTCTTGTGGCGAGAGGATCGTGCAGCCGGTAAGGAGCAGTGCCATTAAGCCAATGAGTAGTGAGTGCATCATGATCTCGTTCGTCCTCCATAAAGAAACCCGTGTACCTCTGTTTTCATTTCTAAACTGAGACACTACCAAGGAATTACATAAACGGAGGGAGCGGCGCATACACCACCGGCATGCCCAACAATCGCTCCAACCATCCGGCCATGTGTTCCTCGGGCAGAGGAGCGCGGTTGAGCCGGACCTCGAGTTGAAACCCTCCGGCCGTGCCCACAATCCCGATAATGGCCGAGGCATCCTCTCCCTCGGGCATCAATTCCTGAGTCTGGAACTCACAAAGAGTACTGTAGAGACGGCCCTGTGGCTCGATGGTTGCCAACACTTCCGGCAACTCACCCAGCGCGCAATGTACGGAGCAGCGGTAGACCGGCCGGGCGCCTAGTTGCACGGCGGCAAAGGCCTCGAGCGCCTGGTCGGAAAATCCTGTGAGGTAGGCACGCACCGAGGCCGCTTGCGGCGCAAACGTCGCAGCCAATCGGCTGGCCGGCACCAGAAACTCATAGGCATCCAGGGAGTTGTATTCGAACTGGCAGGGCCCGAAGGCATCCGGCCAGGAACAGAAAAACGGGGTCGCCGGATCCGACGGGGTCAGGACCAGGTTGTCTTTGTCGACCGAGGTTTCCACCGGAAGATCCAGCGTGGCAATGGCATCGAGAAAGATGGCCCGCCGCTCGTCGATCCAGTCGGTCCGCCGGGCATCCTCACGCGTCTCCCCTGGCGTCACCACCTCTTGGGTCTGGAGACGCACGCGAATGAAGGCGTGGTTGTGCCGGAACCCCAACCAGAACATGGAGACGGGATGATGGAATCGGAGGCCCGGTTTGGTACGCCAGGGATGGCTGACCGAGCAATAGGTGCCGACGTCCTGATAGCGCTGATAGACGGTGTGGTACCCGCCCGCCAGGAGAAAAAAGTCGCCCTTCCAGGCCTCGCGAATGTGCACCAGCGTCACATCTTCCGTGGCCCAATGATCGAGCAGGTCGATAGCCTCGGGAGACTCGACCGCCCAATCCTCCACGTAGCAAATGACATCTTTGGCAGGATGCGCCGGTTTCAGCCCGAGGGCGGCCAGACGTTCCCCGACCGCCAGCACTTCTTGAAAGGTCAGCCGGCCGGGGGTTTCCCATCGCCGTTCACGCACGACGTGCCTCCGCAGGCTGCGCGCGGCTCTGGAACCGGGGATACCTCACTTGACGGACTTCAGCGCGCGGCCCTCGATTTTGGTATCGGCAATGAACCGCTCGATGCCGTCCTGCAAGAGGCCGGACATGAGGGTTTCGACATCTTCGCTGGTAAACCAGAACACCAGTTTGGTCTGTTCGCCCTGAATGTTCCGCTGTGTGGTGCTGTCGTCTGCGGCGTTCTTCACCTTGACGACCAGTCGGCTTTCGCCTGTCAATTTGGTATTGAATACACGGCTCTTGGCATTTGCCGAAAAATTCACAATTTCTCCGCCGATCACAATATCCGCGCCTGACACCCCGACGCCCGACTGCACGACGCGGGCATCCCAACCCCGGCGATTCCACCCGCGCCACCGCAAGGCTTCGGCCAAGGCTTCGGCGACCGTCACGCCGGGTGATCCGCCGCTGACGTTGAAATTGGTCACGCCGCCGCCCAGGTGGGTACGTTGCCCGATCTTCGACCGGTCCCCGCGCAAATCTTCGAACGGTTCAATCACGATTTTCAAGGGCTCGGGCTGCCCGCTCTGCACGAACGGTTGTTGCGGTTGCACATTGACTGATACCATCTCTCCGGTTCCAGCACAGCCCCAGAGCACCGCCAAGCCCACCGCCAGACACCATTGACCCGCGATTCGACATCCCTGTGCAATCACACATGCCTCCCTGTCAGTATGTGGCCGTACCAAAACGCGCCCAGTCTACCCAAGTCGCAGCCGGATAACAAACGGGAAGGCGCCCATTTTTACAGGAAAATGGCAGATAGCCGAGGGCGGCTCCCTGGTCGAAGTCCGGACTGGCCGATGGCTCAGGGTGTCAGGAGGGGAAGGAGGCTCCTGAAGGTCTCCCGCCCGAGTTCCGCAAGGCGCCCGTCACGCAAGGCGGAGGAGTCCAGCGGCACGAACCGGGCTATTTTGAACCAGGCTCGTCCGGAGAGCACAGCGGCCAATTGGGCCTTCCGGTCATGGGTAATCGGCAGCGTGTAACCTTCGCCTCGCTTCCATTCCCACAGCGTGGGCACCAAGGACAGTTCCAGCCCATGACCGGCCAGCTGGTGAAAGCGGTCGACGAAGTTCTTTTTACACTGCTTCACCTGCCCACCCTCGACGATCATCGCAAATACCAGGTGATGGCCCCACCAACACAGGGTTCGAAACGTGAACTTGTCGTCGCCCAGAAAATGTTTCGGATAGTCCAGATACTGATAGGGGCACTGTTCGAGGTGTTCGCCCTTCACGGACTGCGATTTGGCCGGATCAAACCCGGGCGGAAGCAACAACGTCGTTCGCGCCAAGTCTTCCTCCAGCCCGGTCCGGAGCTCGGCAAGCAAATCGCGCACCTTGAGGATGATCCGTTCCTTGGAGCGAAACAGTTCTCCATCCGCAACCAACGCGAGTTCGGCGGGTGTCAGAGACCGTTCATGCAAAGAGAGAGACATGCCGGCTCATCGATTGAGGGACCATGACGTTGATTGGATTCAGCGGATGCTCAACCGGATCGTCCAGCAAGGCCGCAGACGACGACAAGACCGGAGGCGTACCCTCTGGGTACCTTGAGGATCTTGTCGAGGCGAGAACGCAGCTGGCGGACCGTTTCAGCATCCGGCTAAGATTTCTGGTGGGACTCAAACGCCGAAACCTGCAGATCGAACATGCGTCGGCACTCGCCGCAACGCAACCCGACCGTGTCGCGGATCACATCCAACTCCCGAATCGTTACCGACACCGGATGCGCACGGAGACAGCTTTCCAGCGATTCTCTCGCGGTCGGCATCACCTTGGGAGTCTCCAGTTCACCGCCGAGCGGCACAGCCGCCACCCGCCCCACCACCTCGCCGACCGTCATGAGATGCATCATGCGGCAAGAGGTGCAGGCGACCACGAGACGCCCCTGCTCATCGATACGCTTCAGGGAGAGACACAACGGATGGACGGCAAAACACTGCTGGACGAATGCACCGCTTTGAAACCGCTGTGCCATAGTCACCTATTGAAGAAGCAGGAGATGCGAGGTGTCGGATGTTTCTTCAAAACATGATCGACAAGATATTCAAAAGGACTGCCCAACAAGGCCGCAGCGATGCAAAGAGGCGGGAACAACGCGGGCGGTCGTGTTCAACGTCCTGTCACAATTTGGCCAACGCCAGCATCATCAGCACACCGAGGGCATAGGGGATCATACAGGAATACAGCACGGCATTGAATGCCCGATCGGGGGTGCTCGACTGAATGGTGCGATCCTTGTAAATGAACTCGTAGGCGAGAATCAGTAACGTCAGGGTCAAGACAAACACGCGGCTGGTGCGGGGCCAGGTGTAATGGCCGCTCACAATGAAATTCGCCGTGAAAAATCCACTGGAGACGAACAGTAGCGGTGCCAGGACATACCGAAGCGTGTGGGAAAAGAAGACGTGCCAGGCCGGCCTGGTCGAGCGCTGCTGGGGATCCAGAAGGAGCGTCATGACCCGACGGGCGCGGGTTGGCTGGACGGGACGGCCTGCCTCGCCTGCTCCTCCGCAGTCCGACAGCTCTTACAGATCCGGGGGCGTTGCTTGAGGAAACTGACTTTCCCGCTCGCGAGGCAACTATAATGGACGAATTCATCACACACGGTACAGCGCGACCAGCCGCCACGGAACATCGTCTTATCGCGGTAGAGCCCTTGCTGACAGACCTTGCAGATCCGGGGCTCAATCCCCAGCAACATCGGCTCCCAGTCACCACCGGCTTTTCGGATACTCATGGGGGCGCAGTATAGCGGGAGGCTCGGTTCAAAAACAAGAAGGGGGAACGGGAGGGAGCCACCAGGCGGTCCCTCTCCTTGTATTAAACGAGGTCCTTCTGAGCGGCGTGTTCCGCGAGCACAGGAGACCGATGAGGCCCCACTCAATTGACACTCCTTCAACCCATTTGCTACTCTCCGCGCGGTTCGACACCATTCCTGATCGACGCCCTATCTACCCATGAACATTAAGGACTATCTCGAACACACCCGGCTGGCAGTGGACCGATTTCTGGATGAGGTCAGCCCTCCGGCTGCCACCCCGCCCACAACGCTCCACGAGAGCATGCGGTATAGCTTGATGGCAGGCGGTAAACGGGTCCGTCCGATCTTAACGATCGCGGCGGCCGAAGCGGTGGGAACGACGCCGCCCGGCTTGATGGCCGTCGCCTGTTCACTGGAGTTCATCCATACCTATTCCCTGATCCACGACGACTTGCCGTCGATGGACAACGACGACTTTCGCCGCGGCAAACCGACTAACCATAAGGTGTATGGCGAGGCGATGGCGATTTTGGCCGGCGACGCGCTGTTGACCATGGCCTTCGACCTGATCAGCCGGCCCGACCTGATGAAGGGCTGCGAACCCTCTCGACAGGTACGCATCATCCGGGAATTGGCCTACGGTTCCGGCAACATGGGCATGGTCGGCGGCCAGGTCTTCGACATTCAGGCCGAGAACCAGGATATCGACCTGCCCACGTTGCAAAACATTCATAAACACAAGACCGGCATGCTGATCCGGGCCGCTGTCCGCATGGGAGCCATTGCTGCGGGCGCCTCCGATCGGCAACTCGACGACCTCACCGGCTACGCCGAGGACATCGGGCTCGCCTTCCAAATCGCCGACGACGTGCTGAACGTGACGGGCACGCGCGAGGAATTGGGCAAGAATCCGAACACCGATGCGGAGCGTGGCAAGAAAACCTACCCCACATTTTATGGCGTCGACGGCGCACGTCAATTGGCGGAAGACTGCGTCACCCGCGCGATCGGCCGGCTGAATGCCTTCGGTGCCGCCGCCGATCCGCTTCGCGATATTGCGCGCTACATCACCTCGCGAAAGAACTGACCTGAGGCGTGAAACGTCAGACGTGAAACGCAATTTCTTCGATCACGCGATCATCTCCCGTCACCCACGTTTCACCCTTCACGTTGTGCACGTCACGGAAATTCAGGCATGAATGTGCTCGTCACCGGAGCAACCGGGTTTGTCGGCGGGGCCGTGGCGCGTGCGCTGGTCCACGCCGGTGCAAAAGTCCGCGTCCTCACGCGCACAGGCGCCGATCTGCAAAACCTGGCCGGGTTGCCGGTCGAACAGGTGCATGGAGACCTCCGCGACCGCGACTCCCTCCGCCAGGCCCTGCACGGCTGCCGGCAACTCTATCATGTGGCAGCCCATTACGCGCTCTGGGCCAAAGATCCCTCGATCTTCTACGACATCAATGTCACCGGCACGAGAAACATTCTTGAAGCGGCGCGCGAGGTCGGGGTGGAGCGCAGCGTCTATTGCAGTACGATCGGCGCGATCGGATTGCCGCCGGGCGGAGGACTAGGTACCGAGGAGACGCCGGTCTCGCTGGAACACATGGCGGGACATTACAAACGGTCCAAATATCTTGCCGAGCAGGAAGTGCTGAAACTGGCGCGCGAAGGCCTGCCGGTCGTCATCGTCAACCCGAGCGCACCAGTCGGGGCCGCGGACGTGAAGCCGACCCCCACCGGCCAGATCATCGTGGATTTCATGAAGGGCCGGATGCCCGCCTATATCGAAACGGGCATGAACCTGATCGATGTGGATGACGTGGCCCAAGGTCACCTCTTGGCCATGCAGAAGGGCCGCCAGGGCGAACGCTACATTCTCGGCAATACAAATCTTTTGTTGAATGAGGTCTTTCAGATCCTCAGTCGGCTTACGGGGGTGAAAGCGCCCTCCGTCAAGCTGCCGCGTCTGGCCATCCTGCCGCTAGCCTATGCGAATCACTGGATCTCGAACCTGACCGGCATCCCGCCACGTATTCCGCTCGAGGGGGTGAAGATGGCCAAGTACAAGATGCACTATGATTGTTCAAAAGCCATCCGCGAACTCGGCCTGCCCCAAACGCCGGTCGAGGTCGCGCTGGAAAAGGCGGTGCGGTGGTTTCGCGAGCACGGCTATGCTTAATCGGATGCTGAAAACGGCCTTCTGCTGCGTGCTCGGCGCGGCAAGATCCGTCACGTACCCCCAAAGGGTACGCCTCAGGTCTTACCGGCGCCCACGGCCTTGCTAGAAGACCTGTTCGAGCATCCTCAACGTACCCGATGGAACTCCTTCTTCTTTTTGCAAAGACCGTCCTCTTCCGCCCCTATGTCTTCGCCTTCCTAGGAGCCTTTCTGGTTTCAGCCATCGCCCTGATCGGCTGGCCGCGGACGTGGCGGTTCTGGCTCATCAGCTGGCTAACGGCCTTCGTTTGCGAATATTCTTCAACACGCAACGGTATTCCGTTCGGTTGGTACCATTACAATGGATCTACGGTCGGCCAGGAACTCTACATTTCGAATATTCCCTTCATGGATTCGA
It includes:
- a CDS encoding NAD-dependent epimerase/dehydratase family protein, encoding MNVLVTGATGFVGGAVARALVHAGAKVRVLTRTGADLQNLAGLPVEQVHGDLRDRDSLRQALHGCRQLYHVAAHYALWAKDPSIFYDINVTGTRNILEAAREVGVERSVYCSTIGAIGLPPGGGLGTEETPVSLEHMAGHYKRSKYLAEQEVLKLAREGLPVVIVNPSAPVGAADVKPTPTGQIIVDFMKGRMPAYIETGMNLIDVDDVAQGHLLAMQKGRQGERYILGNTNLLLNEVFQILSRLTGVKAPSVKLPRLAILPLAYANHWISNLTGIPPRIPLEGVKMAKYKMHYDCSKAIRELGLPQTPVEVALEKAVRWFREHGYA
- a CDS encoding polyprenyl synthetase family protein — translated: MNIKDYLEHTRLAVDRFLDEVSPPAATPPTTLHESMRYSLMAGGKRVRPILTIAAAEAVGTTPPGLMAVACSLEFIHTYSLIHDDLPSMDNDDFRRGKPTNHKVYGEAMAILAGDALLTMAFDLISRPDLMKGCEPSRQVRIIRELAYGSGNMGMVGGQVFDIQAENQDIDLPTLQNIHKHKTGMLIRAAVRMGAIAAGASDRQLDDLTGYAEDIGLAFQIADDVLNVTGTREELGKNPNTDAERGKKTYPTFYGVDGARQLAEDCVTRAIGRLNAFGAAADPLRDIARYITSRKN
- a CDS encoding DUF2914 domain-containing protein, translated to MVSLQRFQSVLGKPYLPPLFFFSGVTYDTLVLTRIDRLRDNLLLLAYLTLLGFLIVLTGRLGTQEATLDDLPPDAPFFMKWVVQAKPYAPMAIQFLLGGLFSAYAIFYSRSATFAGTAVFFCILVAFLVANEFLRSRLTNVQLLVSLYALVCFAFFTFFFPVMTGWMNAVIFLTGAAVTVLVVLRVVQLIYWNNADRTRREAMWAAAPALGLIALLVGFYFLNWIPPVPLSLKHGGMYHEVKRSGDRYELSFEKSWYEVWKVSDNVIPADDPVYCFTAVFAPVALKTTIYHHWYYRPDAGQPFTDADRIPLKISGGREGGYRAYTFKEGLDPGDWRVDVEAEDGRVIGRVAVKVLNKTAVGPLSLTTVVY